One Bacteroidota bacterium genomic region harbors:
- the ruvC gene encoding crossover junction endodeoxyribonuclease RuvC: MIILGIDPGSRRTGFAVLEADSRGCLLRGFGALELTCRAPHPERLEELYRRLRQIMRHHRPHVCALEMPVYGRDPQAMLKLGRAQAAAMLAAAHEGVPVVEYLPAQVKKAVTGRGSASKEQVWRTLCALLGLSGEQKPPSSDASDALAVAYCHAHRDQASARKPRRGWKTFVEVHADRISLP, encoded by the coding sequence ATCATCTTGGGCATCGATCCGGGCTCCCGTCGCACCGGGTTTGCCGTGTTGGAGGCGGACTCTAGGGGCTGCCTGCTCCGGGGGTTTGGTGCGCTCGAGCTCACCTGCCGGGCCCCGCATCCGGAGCGGCTCGAAGAGCTTTACCGGCGCCTGCGGCAGATCATGCGCCATCATCGGCCTCATGTCTGCGCTCTGGAGATGCCTGTTTACGGACGCGACCCCCAAGCTATGCTCAAATTGGGGCGCGCTCAAGCCGCGGCCATGCTGGCCGCCGCGCATGAGGGCGTGCCGGTGGTCGAATACCTGCCGGCGCAGGTCAAAAAGGCCGTCACCGGACGCGGAAGCGCCTCCAAGGAGCAGGTGTGGCGTACCTTATGCGCTCTTCTGGGGTTGTCCGGAGAGCAAAAGCCCCCTTCATCCGACGCCTCCGATGCGCTGGCCGTGGCCTATTGCCACGCCCATCGAGATCAGGCGAGCGCAAGAAAGCCCCGGCGCGGCTGGAAGACCTTCGTAGAGGTCCACGCCGATCGGATTAGCTTGCCCTAG
- the xseA gene encoding exodeoxyribonuclease VII large subunit, which produces MEHTEVRPLTVGELTRAIRLTLEAGFDDLWVVGEVSNFRQHGNGHWYFTLKDAEAALECVVWRQRTSYMPFRPEDGMQVRAHGGITVYERQGRYQLDVDRLQADGIGALQRAFELLKARLHAEGLFSKARQPLPPFPRRIGIVTSPTGAALQDMLRILRRRFPLVEVLVYPARVQGVGAADEIAAGIAYFNRCEPVDVLIVGRGGGSAEDLWAFNEEVVVRAVFGSRIPVVSAVGHEIDITLCDLAADVRAATPSNAAELVVPDQVELRDRLLRQAQRLEATLRAMLRWQRERLGALRNRHGLRRALDLLRERERWLSDLAERLARAIAWRLERERAHLEQLRMRLAAQRPTVPLERGFALVWHDGHLIHQARELTAGDRIELEFYDGRLPARIEGRSA; this is translated from the coding sequence ATGGAGCATACTGAGGTACGCCCCCTCACCGTGGGGGAGCTTACGCGCGCCATTCGCCTTACGTTGGAGGCAGGTTTCGACGACCTCTGGGTGGTAGGGGAGGTTTCGAATTTTCGCCAACACGGAAACGGGCACTGGTATTTTACGCTTAAAGACGCCGAGGCTGCCTTGGAATGCGTAGTTTGGCGTCAGCGTACCTCCTATATGCCCTTTCGGCCCGAGGACGGCATGCAGGTGCGCGCCCACGGCGGCATCACGGTCTACGAACGGCAGGGGCGCTATCAGCTTGACGTCGACCGGCTTCAGGCTGACGGCATCGGAGCCCTGCAACGGGCCTTTGAACTGCTAAAGGCGCGTCTGCACGCCGAGGGGCTTTTTTCTAAGGCACGTCAACCGCTTCCCCCCTTCCCGAGGCGAATCGGGATCGTCACCTCGCCTACGGGAGCGGCCCTGCAGGATATGCTGCGCATCCTCAGACGGCGCTTTCCCCTTGTAGAGGTCCTCGTTTATCCTGCCCGCGTGCAGGGGGTGGGGGCGGCCGATGAGATCGCAGCCGGTATCGCGTACTTCAACCGCTGCGAACCCGTTGACGTGCTCATCGTGGGCCGCGGTGGGGGGTCGGCCGAGGACCTGTGGGCCTTCAACGAGGAGGTCGTCGTGCGGGCGGTTTTCGGCTCGCGCATCCCCGTTGTGTCCGCTGTGGGCCATGAGATCGATATCACCCTTTGCGATCTGGCCGCTGACGTGCGCGCGGCTACGCCCTCGAACGCGGCCGAGCTCGTGGTGCCGGATCAAGTCGAGCTCCGGGATCGGCTTCTCAGGCAGGCTCAGCGGTTGGAGGCGACTCTCCGCGCCATGCTGCGCTGGCAGCGGGAGCGCTTAGGGGCCCTGCGCAACCGACACGGGCTGCGCCGGGCGCTCGATCTACTGCGCGAGCGCGAGCGCTGGCTTTCGGATCTGGCCGAACGGCTTGCGCGGGCCATCGCGTGGCGGCTAGAGCGGGAGCGTGCGCATTTGGAGCAGCTACGGATGCGGCTTGCTGCCCAACGGCCTACGGTGCCCCTTGAACGCGGTTTTGCCTTGGTCTGGCACGATGGCCACCTGATACATCAGGCTCGGGAGCTAACCGCCGGAGATCGGATTGAGCTGGAGTTTTATGACGGTCGCTTGCCGGCTCGTATCGAAGGGAGATCTGCATGA
- the xseB gene encoding exodeoxyribonuclease VII small subunit — MSEHPEHPLSFEEALRELEAIVQSLESAHVAHIGLEEAIRRYERGMALIRYCLRQLDEATLRVRQIASDFQDEAST; from the coding sequence ATGAGCGAACACCCCGAACATCCTTTGAGCTTCGAAGAGGCGTTGCGGGAACTGGAGGCGATCGTGCAATCGTTGGAGTCCGCGCACGTAGCCCATATCGGGCTTGAGGAGGCGATTCGCCGCTACGAACGGGGCATGGCGCTTATTCGCTATTGCCTGCGGCAACTGGATGAGGCCACGCTGCGGGTTCGGCAAATCGCCTCAGACTTCCAGGACGAGGCCTCCACGTAA
- the dxs gene encoding 1-deoxy-D-xylulose-5-phosphate synthase, with protein sequence MSFTPGLLLRQIDEPADLRRLPLNQLPQVCEELRQYIIDVISVIGGHFGASLGAVELTVALHYVYQTPYDLLVWDVGHQAYGHKILTGRRDRFPTNRQYGGLSGFPKRGESPYDTFGVGHASTSISAALGMAIARDRKGERDRKVVAVIGDGGLTGGMAFEALNNAGALKTDLLVVLNDNQMSIDPNVGALKEYLAELAATKTFNRIRDEIWKWLGHLKGLGEQLRHVAARLEDALVAAFTPGMFFEALGFRYFGPIDGHDVFRLVRVLEDLRALPGPKLLHVVTVKGKGFGPAERDQVKWHAQGHPFDKITGQPLKGADAPKAPNWQDVFGRALVELAQSDERVLAITAAMPTGTSVRLLMEAMPDRAFDVGIAEQHAVTFAAGLATQGFRPFVAIYSTFLQRAYDQIIHDVCLQQLPVIFCMDRAGLVGADGPTHHGAFDIAYLRCIPNLVVAAPMDEQDLRDLLYTALHHEGPFAIRYPRGPATGMPLRPGFARIPIGRGRKLADGTDLALLSYGHIGTHAMRARQLLQERGISAACYDMRFVKPLDTALIDEAAERYPVLVTIEDGVLMGGFGSAVLEYLAERGYSGHVLRLGLPDRFVEHGSPAELYAEVGLDPAGIAARVEAFWRVRAHSSEHAPVGSGSGYS encoded by the coding sequence ATGTCGTTCACCCCAGGTCTCCTGCTTCGGCAGATCGACGAGCCGGCCGATTTGCGCCGTCTACCCCTCAATCAGCTCCCTCAGGTTTGCGAGGAGCTCCGGCAGTATATCATCGATGTCATTTCGGTGATTGGCGGCCACTTCGGCGCCAGCCTCGGGGCCGTAGAGCTGACCGTGGCGCTGCATTACGTCTACCAGACCCCGTATGATCTGCTCGTCTGGGATGTGGGGCATCAGGCCTACGGGCACAAGATCCTCACTGGGCGTCGAGATCGCTTCCCCACCAATCGTCAGTACGGGGGTCTGAGCGGCTTTCCCAAGCGCGGTGAAAGCCCCTATGACACCTTCGGTGTGGGGCACGCCTCTACCTCGATTTCGGCCGCCCTGGGCATGGCCATAGCCCGAGATCGCAAGGGCGAGCGCGACCGAAAGGTCGTAGCGGTGATCGGCGACGGGGGGCTTACCGGAGGCATGGCCTTTGAAGCGCTCAACAACGCGGGGGCTCTCAAGACCGATCTGCTCGTGGTGCTCAACGACAATCAGATGTCCATCGACCCCAACGTGGGGGCGCTTAAAGAGTACTTGGCGGAACTGGCGGCCACAAAGACCTTTAACCGCATCCGAGACGAGATCTGGAAGTGGCTCGGGCATCTTAAGGGTCTAGGTGAGCAGCTGCGCCATGTGGCCGCGCGTCTGGAAGATGCGCTCGTGGCCGCTTTTACGCCGGGGATGTTCTTTGAGGCATTGGGCTTTCGCTACTTTGGCCCCATAGACGGCCATGACGTGTTCCGGCTAGTGCGCGTGCTGGAGGATCTGCGCGCGCTACCCGGCCCCAAGCTGCTCCACGTGGTCACGGTCAAGGGAAAGGGCTTCGGGCCCGCCGAGCGGGATCAGGTCAAATGGCACGCACAGGGCCATCCCTTCGACAAGATCACTGGCCAACCGCTTAAGGGCGCCGACGCTCCCAAGGCTCCGAACTGGCAGGACGTCTTCGGCCGGGCCCTTGTGGAGCTAGCCCAAAGCGATGAGCGTGTGCTCGCCATCACGGCCGCCATGCCTACGGGCACAAGCGTGCGCCTGCTCATGGAGGCCATGCCGGATCGCGCTTTTGACGTGGGCATCGCCGAACAGCACGCCGTCACGTTCGCAGCCGGATTGGCCACGCAGGGCTTCCGACCCTTTGTGGCCATCTATTCGACTTTCCTGCAGCGGGCCTACGATCAGATCATCCACGACGTCTGCCTGCAGCAGCTGCCGGTCATTTTTTGCATGGACCGGGCTGGGCTCGTGGGGGCTGACGGCCCCACGCATCATGGGGCCTTCGATATCGCGTATCTGCGCTGCATTCCAAACCTCGTTGTGGCCGCGCCCATGGACGAACAAGACCTGCGGGATCTCCTGTACACGGCCCTGCACCATGAGGGGCCCTTTGCGATCCGCTATCCGCGAGGGCCCGCTACGGGCATGCCCTTGCGGCCCGGATTTGCGCGCATCCCCATCGGCCGGGGCCGCAAGCTGGCTGATGGAACGGATCTGGCCCTGCTGAGCTACGGACACATCGGAACGCACGCGATGCGGGCCCGTCAGCTGTTACAGGAGCGCGGCATTTCGGCCGCTTGTTACGATATGCGTTTCGTCAAGCCTCTCGATACGGCTTTGATTGATGAGGCGGCCGAACGCTACCCGGTTTTGGTCACCATAGAGGACGGCGTCCTCATGGGCGGCTTCGGAAGCGCCGTTCTCGAATACCTGGCCGAGCGCGGCTACTCGGGGCACGTGCTGCGTCTGGGGCTACCGGACCGCTTCGTTGAACACGGCTCCCCGGCCGAGCTGTACGCCGAGGTGGGGTTGGATCCCGCCGGCATCGCGGCGCGCGTGGAGGCCTTCTGGCGTGTCCGGGCGCATTCCTCCGAGCACGCCCCCGTCGGCTCCGGATCCGGCTACTCCTGA
- the dnaB gene encoding replicative DNA helicase, which produces MSGRGKDLPRRVEDLLGAFSEPNPLLGSTPVSGSPPTRPNPPGGRLPPQAVEVEQAILGALLTSREAIPKAIEILPPRAFYHPGHRWIYQAIMELFERGDPVDLITVQEELRRQGRLEEVGGVAYLAGLTAQVASSVHVEYHARIVLEKAILRELISLGSHIAQRAFEEDADPFQLLDQAEQEIFQLSAAGMRRPAQRMNDVLKETLERLEALHGRDGGVTGVPSGFHKLDELTAGWQPSDLIIVAARPSMGKTSFVLSAVRNAALHPRKPTAAVIFSLEMSATQIAQRLLCAEARVDAQALRTGKLHDDEWPRLARAAGVLSRAKIFIDDTPSMNVLELRAKCRRLKNEHDIGLIVLDYLQLMHGLRGAQSREQEIAQISRSLKALAKELDVPVIAISQLSRAVELRADKRPQLSDLRESGSIEQDADVVLFIYRAERYGVKVDERGNPTEGIAELIVGKQRNGPVGTVYLAFIDQYARFENLDTIYASYPGSPPANAPF; this is translated from the coding sequence ATGAGCGGCCGAGGTAAAGATCTGCCCAGACGCGTTGAGGACCTGCTGGGAGCCTTCTCAGAGCCCAACCCTCTTTTGGGGTCCACCCCGGTTTCGGGCTCTCCTCCGACGCGGCCGAACCCTCCCGGAGGCCGCCTGCCTCCTCAGGCTGTAGAGGTGGAACAGGCGATACTGGGAGCCCTGCTCACAAGCCGCGAAGCGATCCCCAAGGCGATCGAAATCCTTCCCCCAAGAGCCTTCTATCACCCCGGACACCGGTGGATCTACCAGGCGATTATGGAGCTCTTCGAACGGGGCGACCCCGTGGACTTGATCACGGTCCAGGAAGAGCTGCGCCGGCAGGGACGCCTGGAGGAGGTGGGCGGGGTGGCGTATCTGGCCGGATTGACCGCGCAGGTGGCCTCCAGCGTCCACGTCGAATATCACGCCCGCATCGTTCTGGAGAAGGCCATCTTGCGGGAGCTGATTTCCCTGGGCTCTCACATAGCGCAGCGCGCTTTCGAGGAGGACGCCGATCCATTCCAGTTGCTCGATCAGGCCGAGCAGGAGATCTTCCAGCTATCTGCCGCGGGCATGCGGCGGCCGGCGCAGCGCATGAACGACGTGCTCAAAGAGACCCTGGAGCGCCTTGAGGCTCTGCATGGCCGCGACGGAGGGGTTACGGGCGTGCCCTCCGGGTTTCATAAGCTCGATGAGCTCACCGCGGGCTGGCAGCCCTCGGATCTCATCATCGTGGCCGCGCGCCCGTCGATGGGCAAAACGAGCTTCGTGCTTTCGGCCGTGCGCAACGCGGCCCTGCACCCGCGCAAACCTACGGCGGCTGTGATCTTTAGCCTGGAGATGTCGGCCACGCAGATCGCCCAACGGCTTCTGTGCGCTGAAGCGCGCGTTGACGCCCAGGCGCTGCGCACGGGCAAACTCCATGACGACGAATGGCCCCGGTTGGCGCGCGCAGCCGGCGTGTTATCCCGGGCTAAGATCTTTATTGACGATACGCCCTCGATGAACGTGCTCGAACTACGCGCCAAGTGCCGACGCCTAAAAAACGAGCACGACATCGGGCTCATTGTGCTCGACTATCTGCAGCTCATGCACGGATTGCGAGGCGCACAGAGCCGAGAACAGGAGATCGCGCAGATTTCGCGCTCCCTTAAGGCCCTGGCCAAGGAGCTCGACGTGCCCGTGATCGCGATTTCGCAGCTGTCGCGCGCCGTGGAGCTCCGGGCTGATAAAAGGCCTCAGCTATCAGATCTGCGCGAGTCGGGCTCGATCGAGCAAGATGCGGACGTCGTGCTCTTTATTTACCGCGCCGAACGCTACGGGGTCAAAGTCGACGAACGGGGCAACCCCACCGAGGGCATTGCCGAGCTGATCGTGGGCAAACAACGCAACGGACCAGTGGGGACCGTGTACCTGGCCTTTATCGATCAGTACGCACGCTTCGAGAACTTGGACACGATATATGCCTCTTATCCCGGCTCTCCCCCCGCGAACGCGCCTTTTTAG
- a CDS encoding uracil-DNA glycosylase: MRAEGELLELLRQIRAFLAYQVEVFGPELLCASAKPAQPSSSEGASKGNRPADPWEALGEALPEALRGIRDLETLEALVRPCTQCRLARTRRHVVFGTGNPQARLVLVGEAPGADEDATGVPFVGKAGQLLDRILAAIGFTRHEVYICNVLKCRPPYNRDPEPEEVAACRPYLLRQLDLIRPRLILALGRHAATALLQTTEPLSQLRGRLHPFYGAEVVVTYHPAALLRNPGWKRLVWEDVQLLRRRYDELIGS, encoded by the coding sequence ATGCGAGCCGAAGGGGAGCTTCTGGAGCTGTTGCGGCAGATCCGCGCTTTCCTCGCCTACCAGGTGGAGGTGTTTGGCCCGGAGCTGCTATGCGCCTCGGCAAAGCCGGCCCAGCCCTCCTCCTCCGAAGGGGCTAGCAAGGGAAACCGCCCCGCCGATCCCTGGGAAGCGCTCGGCGAGGCGCTTCCGGAAGCCCTGCGAGGCATACGGGATCTGGAAACGCTAGAGGCTCTGGTGCGACCTTGCACGCAATGTCGGCTGGCGCGCACCCGTCGGCACGTCGTCTTCGGAACAGGCAACCCCCAGGCGCGTCTTGTGCTGGTCGGGGAGGCCCCAGGGGCCGACGAAGACGCCACAGGGGTCCCCTTTGTGGGCAAAGCCGGTCAGCTTCTGGATCGTATCTTGGCTGCCATTGGGTTCACGCGCCATGAGGTTTACATCTGCAACGTGCTCAAATGCCGCCCTCCATACAACCGGGACCCGGAGCCCGAGGAGGTCGCGGCCTGTCGTCCGTACTTGCTGCGGCAGTTGGACCTTATCCGCCCTCGGCTTATTTTAGCTTTGGGTCGGCATGCGGCCACGGCGTTGCTGCAGACCACGGAGCCGCTTTCTCAGCTCCGGGGGCGCTTGCATCCGTTCTATGGAGCGGAGGTAGTCGTCACCTACCATCCAGCCGCTTTGCTGCGCAACCCGGGCTGGAAACGGCTGGTCTGGGAGGACGTACAGCTGCTGCGCCGTCGATATGATGAACTCATCGGGTCATGA
- a CDS encoding proline dehydrogenase family protein has product MRLPFALARRFVAGEQFEEAVPKVRALNARGIGVTLDLLGEYVTDRARAEKAARDYLELLERIQKAQLEATVSIKLSMLGLKIDRDLARAGLFRLLEKAHALGQFITIDMEGSDLTQAILDLFEEAHDRYPENVGTVLQAYLYRTEQDVERMIARGAQIRLCKGAYKEPPSIAYQRMDQIRERFLQYMRRLLEHGRYPAIATHDDRLIAATKAFAQEKGITADRFEFQMLYGIRPQMQVRLVEEGYRMRVYVPFGREWLPYFSRRLRERKENVWFVLTNLFRA; this is encoded by the coding sequence ATGCGACTGCCCTTTGCCCTAGCCCGTCGCTTCGTGGCCGGAGAGCAGTTCGAGGAGGCGGTCCCCAAGGTGCGCGCGCTCAACGCACGCGGGATCGGGGTCACGCTGGATCTTTTAGGCGAATACGTAACGGACCGCGCGCGGGCCGAAAAGGCCGCTCGTGATTACCTAGAGCTGCTCGAGCGCATCCAGAAGGCTCAGCTGGAGGCCACCGTTTCCATCAAGCTCAGCATGCTGGGCTTGAAAATCGACCGCGATCTGGCGCGTGCAGGATTGTTTCGGCTTTTGGAAAAAGCCCACGCCCTTGGCCAGTTTATCACCATCGACATGGAGGGCTCTGATCTGACCCAAGCCATTTTGGATCTGTTCGAGGAGGCCCACGATCGCTACCCCGAAAACGTCGGCACGGTTCTACAGGCCTATCTGTACCGGACCGAGCAAGACGTAGAGCGCATGATCGCTCGGGGTGCCCAGATCCGGCTCTGCAAAGGCGCCTACAAGGAGCCGCCCTCGATCGCGTACCAGCGCATGGATCAGATCCGCGAGCGCTTCTTGCAGTACATGCGTCGCCTTTTGGAGCACGGCCGCTATCCGGCCATCGCCACCCACGATGACCGCCTTATTGCGGCCACCAAAGCTTTCGCCCAAGAAAAGGGCATAACCGCCGATCGCTTCGAGTTTCAGATGCTATACGGTATCCGGCCGCAGATGCAGGTGCGTTTGGTCGAGGAAGGCTACCGCATGCGCGTGTACGTGCCTTTCGGCCGGGAATGGCTGCCGTACTTCAGCCGTCGGTTGCGGGAACGCAAGGAGAACGTCTGGTTCGTGCTCACGAACCTCTTCAGAGCCTAA
- the gmd gene encoding GDP-mannose 4,6-dehydratase, whose product MLRPKRALITGITGQDGAYLAELLLSKGYEVHGIKRRSSLFNTQRIDHLYQDPHEPGTRFFLHYGDMTDSTNLIRIIQEVQPDEIYNLAAQSHVKVSFETPEYTANADALGTLRLLEAIRILGLTDRTKFYQASTSELFGKAPEVPQRETTPFYPRSPYAVAKLYAYWITVNYREAYGIFACNGILFNHESPIRGETFVTRKVTRAAARIKLGLQKKLYIGNLEARRDWGHARDYAEAMWLMLQQPEPDDYVIATGETHSVRELCELAFREVDIPIDWIGKGVNEKGVNARTGEVIIEIDPRYFRPTEVDILQGDATKARERLGWCPRYTFEELIREMVREDLQAILHPPVSHATED is encoded by the coding sequence ATGTTGCGCCCCAAACGCGCGCTCATCACCGGCATCACAGGCCAAGACGGCGCGTACTTGGCCGAGCTGCTGCTCTCGAAGGGTTACGAGGTGCATGGCATCAAGCGCCGCTCTAGCCTATTTAACACGCAGCGCATCGATCACCTGTATCAGGATCCCCACGAGCCCGGCACGCGCTTCTTTCTGCATTACGGGGACATGACGGACTCCACGAACCTGATTCGGATCATCCAGGAGGTGCAGCCCGACGAAATCTACAACTTGGCCGCTCAGAGCCACGTCAAGGTCTCCTTCGAAACCCCGGAGTACACGGCCAACGCCGACGCCTTGGGCACACTGCGGTTGCTGGAGGCGATCCGCATCCTGGGGCTCACGGATCGCACCAAGTTCTATCAGGCCTCCACAAGCGAGCTTTTCGGCAAGGCCCCAGAGGTACCGCAACGAGAAACCACCCCCTTCTATCCCCGTAGCCCCTACGCCGTGGCTAAACTCTACGCCTACTGGATCACGGTCAACTACCGAGAAGCCTACGGGATCTTCGCTTGCAACGGGATCCTGTTTAACCACGAATCTCCGATTCGGGGCGAGACCTTTGTAACGCGTAAAGTCACGCGCGCGGCGGCCCGCATTAAGCTGGGCCTGCAAAAGAAGCTCTACATCGGCAACCTGGAGGCGCGTCGCGACTGGGGGCATGCGCGCGATTATGCAGAGGCCATGTGGCTTATGCTCCAACAGCCGGAGCCGGACGATTACGTCATCGCCACAGGCGAGACGCATTCCGTGCGGGAGCTCTGCGAGCTAGCCTTTCGGGAGGTCGACATCCCTATCGACTGGATAGGGAAGGGCGTAAATGAAAAGGGGGTCAACGCGCGGACCGGTGAGGTCATCATCGAAATCGATCCCCGATATTTTCGCCCCACCGAGGTGGACATCCTGCAGGGAGACGCGACGAAGGCCCGGGAACGACTGGGGTGGTGCCCGCGCTACACTTTCGAAGAGCTTATCCGAGAAATGGTACGAGAGGACCTACAGGCCATCCTCCATCCCCCCGTCTCCCATGCAACGGAGGATTGA
- a CDS encoding GDP-L-fucose synthase, with product MIPRDACIYVAGHRGLVGSAILRRLQAAGYRNLILRTRQELDLLRQAEVEAFFERERPEYVFVAAAKVGGIWANATRPAEFLYENLLIEANLIHAAWRFGVKRLLFLGSSCIYPKFAPQPIREEDLLTGALEPTNEPYAIAKIAGLKLCAAYNRQYGTDFRCLMPSNLYGPGDNFDLETSHVLAAFIRKFHEALPDRPVVLWGTGSPRREFLHVDDLAEACLFVMNLPEFPYEFLNVGTGEDLEIRELAELVQRIVGHRGPIQWDQTRPDGTPRKLLDVSRLRALGWAPKIGLEEGIRQTYAWYLSQVASSAA from the coding sequence ATGATCCCCCGGGACGCCTGCATTTACGTGGCCGGCCATCGCGGGCTGGTCGGCTCCGCGATCCTACGTCGGCTTCAAGCCGCCGGCTATCGGAACCTCATCCTGCGCACCCGACAGGAGCTGGATCTGTTGCGGCAGGCTGAGGTGGAGGCGTTCTTCGAGCGGGAGCGCCCGGAGTACGTATTCGTAGCCGCCGCCAAGGTTGGCGGCATCTGGGCCAACGCTACCCGTCCAGCGGAGTTTTTGTACGAAAACCTCCTTATAGAGGCCAACCTCATACATGCGGCCTGGCGCTTCGGGGTCAAGCGGCTGCTTTTTTTGGGCAGCTCCTGTATTTATCCGAAGTTCGCCCCTCAGCCTATTCGGGAAGAAGACCTGCTAACGGGCGCGCTGGAGCCCACCAACGAGCCCTATGCGATCGCCAAAATCGCCGGGTTAAAGCTTTGCGCGGCCTACAATCGGCAGTACGGCACGGACTTTCGGTGCCTGATGCCGAGCAACCTCTACGGTCCGGGGGATAACTTCGATCTGGAGACCAGCCACGTGCTGGCGGCCTTTATTCGCAAGTTCCACGAGGCGCTTCCGGATCGGCCCGTGGTGCTCTGGGGCACGGGCAGCCCGCGTCGGGAGTTTCTGCACGTCGACGACCTGGCCGAAGCTTGTCTGTTTGTGATGAACCTGCCCGAGTTCCCTTATGAGTTTCTGAACGTGGGCACGGGGGAGGATCTGGAGATTCGAGAGCTGGCTGAGCTCGTACAGCGCATCGTCGGACATCGAGGCCCCATCCAATGGGACCAGACGCGGCCCGACGGCACCCCACGCAAGCTACTAGACGTTTCGCGGCTGCGCGCCCTGGGTTGGGCCCCGAAGATCGGGCTAGAAGAGGGCATCCGACAGACATACGCCTGGTACTTAAGCCAAGTGGCCTCCTCGGCCGCTTAG
- the purE gene encoding 5-(carboxyamino)imidazole ribonucleotide mutase, which yields MRVGVIMGSRSDWPVMQEACRMLERLGIPYEAHVVSAHRTPDWMFQYAESARERGIEVIIAGAGGAAHLPGMTASKTTLPVIGVPITTRALGGLDSLLSIVQMPAGVPVATVAIGEAGARNAALLAARMLALKYPELVERLENYRRELAEEVLSWTLPPKEEA from the coding sequence ATGCGCGTTGGGGTGATCATGGGCAGTCGTTCAGACTGGCCGGTTATGCAGGAGGCCTGTCGCATGCTCGAGCGCCTGGGCATTCCGTATGAGGCGCACGTGGTCTCGGCCCACCGAACGCCGGACTGGATGTTTCAGTACGCCGAATCGGCCCGGGAGCGCGGCATCGAGGTCATTATTGCGGGCGCCGGAGGGGCCGCGCACCTTCCGGGCATGACCGCCTCGAAGACGACGCTGCCCGTAATCGGGGTGCCCATAACCACTCGAGCCCTGGGGGGGCTGGATTCGCTGCTGTCGATTGTGCAGATGCCCGCGGGCGTGCCGGTGGCCACGGTCGCCATCGGAGAGGCGGGGGCGCGCAACGCGGCTCTGCTGGCGGCGCGTATGCTCGCGCTCAAATACCCGGAGCTCGTAGAGCGCCTGGAAAACTACCGGCGCGAGCTAGCCGAGGAGGTGCTCAGCTGGACGTTGCCCCCAAAGGAGGAGGCCTGA